TCCCTGGATGTTTTTTCAGGGTCTTCACAAGCCATATAGGTAAGAATCGCGGTTAAGATGGCATTGTTCCGCACGTCGTCGAACACAATTTTATCATAGGTATCTAAATTGGTATGCCACGTATAGTTCCAGTAACTCCAACTCAACGAACTCAGTGAAAATGCTGGTGCTCCTGCCGCCACAAAAGATGCGTAATCAGAACCGCCACCCCCAGGGGTGCCGGGAAAGTTAGTTTCAATGTGTTTTGTAATATCCTCGGGAACCGCTTCCAACCAGCGACCTAAATAATCGTAGGCATGCAAGAACCCTTGTCCGGATAAATTGACTACGCGTCCGGTTCCATTATCCTGATTGAACAAAGCTTGGAGCCCTTCAACAATTTTTGGGTTGTCCTCTACAAAAGCCCTAGATCCATTAAGTCCCTGCTCCTCGCTTCCCCAATGTCCAATGAGAATGGTGCGCTTTGGATTGGGATATACCTTTTTAAGTATCCTGGCAGCCTCCAACATGGTAATGGTTCCCGTCCCATTATCTGTTGCTCCTGTTGCCCCGTCCCACGAGTCAAAATGTGCGGAGAGAATTACATATTCATCCGGGAACTCCGTCCCCGGAATCGTCGCAATCGTATTGAACGTTGGTACCTCTCCTAAATCCTTTGACTCCGCAACTATTTTTATTTTTGGATTAGCGCCCTTTTCCACCATACGGTACAGCATGCCATAATCTTCTAAGGATATATCTACCACTGGAATTTTTTCGGTGCCGGCACTGAATATTTTGTTGGCACCAAAACCCTCGGACCATCGGGACTGTGCAATTCCTGCTGCTCCCGCTTTTTCTAAAGCTTCGTTAATATTACGACTGGTATAGCCTGTGTTGTTAAGGTTTTCGCGCCATTTCTTTTCAAGTCCCTCCCGCTCGCTTTTCATTTTCTCAAAAGATTCGGGGGTGGCAAATTCCTCCCAATTATAGTCGGGTCGCCCTGTAGGCTGCAACATACTTACCATTACAATTTTATCCTTTACGTTGGGAAGCCAATTGACGAAGGCCATTGAATCGGAAACCATGGGTAGTGTGATTAATTCGGCCGTTATTCCTTTTTTGCCTGTGCTCGGATTCCATGCCAACTGGGTCGCATGTAATGAAGTTATTCTGGGCGAGACCATGTCTACATGGGTAATTCCCCGTTCCCAACCCCGCCAAGTTCCCCATTGCTGATTCTCCGCAG
This sequence is a window from Maribacter aestuarii. Protein-coding genes within it:
- a CDS encoding M20/M25/M40 family metallo-hydrolase, which produces MKKGILAFACLLFITVGFTQTTEDIVAAIEKEANENSQLEQLAYELMDVNGPRLVGTPQMKTAHNWAVNTYKKWGISAENQQWGTWRGWERGITHVDMVSPRITSLHATQLAWNPSTGKKGITAELITLPMVSDSMAFVNWLPNVKDKIVMVSMLQPTGRPDYNWEEFATPESFEKMKSEREGLEKKWRENLNNTGYTSRNINEALEKAGAAGIAQSRWSEGFGANKIFSAGTEKIPVVDISLEDYGMLYRMVEKGANPKIKIVAESKDLGEVPTFNTIATIPGTEFPDEYVILSAHFDSWDGATGATDNGTGTITMLEAARILKKVYPNPKRTILIGHWGSEEQGLNGSRAFVEDNPKIVEGLQALFNQDNGTGRVVNLSGQGFLHAYDYLGRWLEAVPEDITKHIETNFPGTPGGGGSDYASFVAAGAPAFSLSSLSWSYWNYTWHTNLDTYDKIVFDDVRNNAILTAILTYMACEDPEKTSREKATLIGKSRWTGEPLTWPETRSPERKGGQD